A genomic stretch from Gopherus evgoodei ecotype Sinaloan lineage chromosome 18, rGopEvg1_v1.p, whole genome shotgun sequence includes:
- the KLHDC7A gene encoding kelch domain-containing protein 7A: protein MTNGAQVSQDWLSDMQLTGKLALSTAALLLLTLAYRFYKSRPSSSGIRNAEHVTEQREQAGSGRGGAEETPRGLRNRQVNSNGVRPSTSKGNQSAHLGGTVTAGTWGSQSTPPREDQRLPKGKEEEKEKGKEACQLVAESQPDKKQPVFEGQGQSPGEVLNVVTADGAEQEAPVAGTEARGKRNICRLACKPDSSIDDSRGASWDVASQQSGCSVSLRHNPYSTQAGNAAELTATDRSSPDTEEEEAGDMSESLAWNQEASAGQERIQTLNATSDMGLAINQSDQRSDASYTFSSIAKIQVEENYITERQPREEKPWLSTSSTTSLRGKVYDYYVQSTSQSVSKERPCSYTDSLYHPDKIHEELSECETWLHLSTPQEPASESAVGDEDRASPTANIPPISPRLLPFRHPAESMEHADWGGASDLGSSFSPAHKTAEPESKFGRKESFHQIADNPELQVQMEGFGALTPAGRRSDSSTPPASPLHSRSIVSPVESFHSLQPHAGNEPRVELVAGANFFKVPLSLQSDVDIHLDLGNCYDVLCMAKKQKLDSLQEAAYKVMSDNYLQVLKNPSIFGRLNARERELILLRRMKGRKYVTVADVSTQEQSLHTSRLCYYDNEGDIWHPLSYMPVEAVSRGCAICSMFNYLFVVAGCKGLGQHQKPSNRVFCYNPLTSIWQEICPLNQARPHCKLVALDGYLYAIGGECLYTVEKYDPRQDRWTFTAPLPNDTFAVAHTATACDGEIYVTGGTLRYTLLRYVSRSDSWKVSITSGSKDRTTEMVTAGGFIYRFDLNRSMGISVYRCSPKAKLWYECATKRMPFPPCFQCAVVENLVYCISHQFNIRFLADHVSPRFGVKELQLFPSPRGTLLPVVLALPDRGMVQTRV, encoded by the coding sequence ATGACCAACGGGGCTCAAGTCAGCCAGGACTGGCTGTCAGACATGCAGCTCACTGGGAAGCTGGCACTTTCCACAGCGGCTCTGCTCCTACTGACTTTGGCTTATAGATTCTATAAGTCCCGACCATCCAGCAGCGGGATCAGAAACGCTGAGCATGTGACGGAGCAGAGAGAACAGGCTGGATCCGGAAGGGGAGGCGCAGAAGAAACACCACGGGGACTCAGGAACAGGCAAGTCAACAGCAATGGGGTGAGGCCAAGCACCAGCAAAGGGAATCAAAGTGCGCACCTGGGTGGGACGGTCACAGCGGGAACATGGGGCTCACAAAGCACACCGCCCAGGGAAGATCAAAGGCTgccaaaggggaaggaggaggagaaagagaagggaaaagaggCTTGTCAGCTGGTCGCCGAATCACAGCCAGACAAAAAGCAGCCTGTTTTTGAGGGACAGGGGCAAAGTCCAGGTGAAGTCCTGAACGTGGTGACAGCAGACGGTGCAGAGCAGGAGGCACCGGTGGCAGGAACAGAAGCCAGGGGTAAGCGTAACATTTGCAGGCTGGCATGCAAACCGGACAGCTCCATCGATGACAGCAGGGGGGCCAGCTGGGACGTAGCCTCGCAGCAATCTGGGTGTAGCGTCAGCCTCAGGCACAATCCTTACAGCACCCAAGCAGGAAATGCTGCTGAGCTCACAGCAACTGACAGATCCAGCCCGGacactgaggaggaggaagcaggagaCATGAGTGAGAGTTTGGCCTGGAACCAGGAGGCCTCGGCTGGCCAGGAGAGGATTCAGACCCTCAATGCTACATCGGACATGGGCTTAGCCATCAACCAAAGTGATCAGAGGTCTGATGCCTCCTACACTTTCTCCTCCATTGCAAAGATACAGGTGGAGGAAAACTATATTACagagaggcagcccagggaggaaaagCCGTGGCTGTCCACATCCTCCACTACTAGCCTGCGAGGCAAGGTCTATGACTACTACGTCCAGTCCACCTCGCAGTCTGTGTCGAAGGAGCGGCCCTGCTCGTACACCGACTCACTCTACCATCCAGACAAAATCCACGAAGAGCTAAGTGAATGTGAGACTTGGCTGCACCTGTCTACGCCCCAAGAACCAGCCAGTGAGTCAGCAGTGGGAGATGAAGACCGAGCTTCACCAACAGCAAACATCCCACCCATCTCTCCCCGTCTCCTGCCTTTCAGACATCCCGCAGAGAGCATGGAGCATGCAGACTGGGGTGGCGCATCTGATCTGGGCAGCTCCTTCTCGCCCGCCCACAAGACAGCTGAACCGGAAAGCAAGTTTGGCAGGAAAGAGAGTTTCCATCAAATTGCAGATAACCCCGAACTTCAGGTGCAGATGGAAGGGTTCGGGGCTTTGACGCCAGCTGGCAGAAGATCTGACTCAAGCACTCCCCCTGCCAGTCCCCTCCACTCCAGATCCATCGTTTCCCCGGTGGAATCATTTCACAGCCTCCAGCCTCATGCAGGCAATGAACCCAGAGTGGAACTTGTTGCTGGTGCCAACTTCTTCAAAGTCCCATTAAGCTTGCAGTCTGATGTGGACATCCACCTGGATTTGGGGAACTGCTATGATGTCCTGTGCATGGCCAAGAAGCAGAAACTGGACAGTCTCCAGGAGGCAGCATATAAGGTCATGAGCGACAATTACCTCCAGGTCCTGAAGAACCCGTCTATCTTCGGGCGCCTCAATGCCAGGGAGAGGGAGCTGATCCTCCTGAGGAGGATGAAGGGCAGGAAGTACGTCACCGTAGCAGATGTCAGCACGCAGGAGCAGAGCTTGCACACCAGCAGGCTCTGTTACTATGATAATGAAGGCGACATCTGGCATCCCCTGTCCTATATGCCAGTGGAGGCGGTTTCTAGGGGCTGCGCTATCTGCAGCATGTTCAATTACCTCTTTGTGGTGGCTGGCTGCAAAGGGCTGGGCCAGCACCAGAAGCCTTCCAACAGGGTTTTCTGCTACAACCCCCTGACCAGTATTTGGCAGGAGATCTGCCCACTGAACCAAGCCAGACCTCACTGCAAGCTTGTCGCCTTGGATGGATACCTGTATGCGATCGGGGGAGAGTGCCTCTATACTGTGGAAAAGTATGACCCCCGCCAGGACCGGTGGACCTTCACCGCGCCGCTGCCCAATGATACCTTTGCTGTCGCCCACACCGCGACGGCGTGCGACGGGGAGATTTATGTGACCGGGGGCACACTGCGCTACACGTTGCTCCGATACGTCAGCCGGTCGGACAGCTGGAAGGTCAGCATCACCAGCGGGAGCAAGGACCGGACCACCGAAATGGTCACCGCCGGTGGCTTCATCTACCGCTTTGACCTCAACCGCAGCATGGGCATCAGCGTCTACCGCTGCAGCCCGAAAGCCAAGCTGTGGTACGAGTGTGCCACCAAACGCATGCCTTTCCCACCCTGCTTCCAGTGTGCTGTGGTGGAGAACCTGGTCTATTGCATCAGCCACCAGTTCAACATCAGGTTCCTGGCTGACCATGTCTCGCCACGCTTCGGAGTCAAGGAGTTAcagcttttcccttccccccgagGGACCCTCCTCCCCGTCGTCCTGGCGCTGCCAGACAGAGGCATGGTGCAAACAAGGGTCTGA